One part of the Triplophysa rosa linkage group LG5, Trosa_1v2, whole genome shotgun sequence genome encodes these proteins:
- the mfsd12a gene encoding major facilitator superfamily domain-containing protein 12a isoform X1: MSDTSEVSLPAFRRLSYAVGHFLNDLCASMWFTYLLVFYHSVLGFQNTYAGVLLLVGQIADGVSTPLIGYESDRTPGCGSYGKRKTWHLVGTVSVALSFPFIFNQCLGCDTTTPQWVSLTYFIPFIVIFQFGWAATQISHLSLIPELVSCEHEKVELTAYRYSFTVIANITVYAVAWLMFHFQTQKGDDPAITDSLGPIDIPVFRNLGLIVVGIGSLFSLLFHLGTQEKKSRPLQEEAGSSPGERQPLLNNTTVSPPTNLLQWKQWLRQPSFYQVALLYMSTRLIVNLSQTYISMYLTNTLLLPKNYIATIPLVMYVSGFASSFIMKPLSKLIGKCMTYFLGLLLILAFSYWVLLDTHMGDGVYGAAVLLGMGSATILVMSLAMTAELIGDQTQSGAFVYGAMSFTDKVANGLGVMIIQALHPCHTIVCCPACVWYYHYVMVIVTGGVAVLAALSLSTILIWPIKIIRLTKRGHMNGSVNSSDFKDLPEVTGLLGSDREDSESSEQPLVN, from the exons ATGTCGGACACGTCAGAAGTCTCTTTACCCGCGTTCAGGCGGTTGAGCTATGCAGTCGGACACTTTCTAAACGATCTATGCGCCTCTATGTGGTTCACGTACCTGCTGGTGTTTTATCACTCGGTGCTGGGTTTTCAGAACACGTATGCCGGTGTGTTGTTGTTAGTAGGGCAGATCGCGGACGGAGTGAGTACGCCGCTTATTGGTTACGAGTCTGATAGGACACCGGGCTGTGGGTCCTATGGGAAGAGAAAGACATGGCATTTAGTGG GAACCGTCAGTGTCGCGCTATCCTTTCCCTTCATATTTAACCAGTGTCTGGGATGTGACACGACCACCCCTCAGTGGGTCAGTCTCACTTACTTCATCCCATTTATTGTGATATTCCAGTTTGGTTGGGCTGCCACCCAGATCTCCCATTTGTCTCTTATTCCCGAGCTAGTGTCCTGTGAGCATGAGAAAGTTGAGCTCACTGCATACAG GTACTCCTTCACGGTGATAGCCAACATCACAGTGTATGCAGTAGCTTGGCTGATGTTTCATTTTCAGACACAGAAAGGAGATGACCCTGCCATTACAGACAGTCTTGGCCCTATTGACATCCCTGTTTTCAGA AATCTAGGGCTTATAGTGGTGGGCATCGGATCTCTCTTCTCGCTTCTGTTTCACCTGGGCACACAGGAGAAGAAATCACGCCCCCTTCAGGAAGAGGCTGGGTCTAGTCCTGGGGAGCGCCAACCCCTTCTCAACAACACCACTGTGTCCCCACCTACCAACCTACTTCAGTGGAAGCAATGGCTTAGGCAGCCATCATTCTACCAG GTGGCTCTGCTTTACATGTCCACCAGACTGATTGTGAACTTATCACAAACATACATTTCCATGTATCTCACCAACACACTACTGCTGCCAAAG AATTACATAGCCACGATTCCCTTGGTTATGTATGTGAGTGGCTTTGCTTCCTCATTTATCATGAAACCCCTCAGCAAGCTAATAGGGAAATGT ATGACCTATTTTTTGGGACTGTTGCTGATTCTGGCATTTTCCTATTGGGTGCTGTTGGATACTCACATGGGTGACGGTGTGTACGGCGCAGCAGTTTTGCTAGGGATGGGATCTGCCACCATTCTAGTGATGTCACTTGCCATGACGGCTGAACTGATTGGAGATCAGACA CAAAGTGGGGCGTTTGTTTATGGAGCTATGAGTTTCACAGACAAAGTTGCGAATGGTTTAGGAGTAATGATCATCCAAGCGCTCCACCCCTGCCA CACAATAGTCTGCTGTCCAGCATGTGTGTGGTATTACCACTACGTCATGGTTATCGTCACGGGTGGAGTGGCTGTTTTAGCAGCTCTTAGCCTCAGCACGATTCTCATCTGGCCTATCAAGATTATTCGAC TAACTAAGCGAGGTCATATGAACGGTTCAGTAAACAGCAGTGACTTTAAGG ATCTGCCTGAGGTGACCGGCCTTTTGGGGAGCGACAGAGAAGATTCAGAGAGTTCTGAACAGCCTTTAGTCAACTGA
- the mfsd12a gene encoding major facilitator superfamily domain-containing protein 12a isoform X2, translating to MSDTSEVSLPAFRRLSYAVGHFLNDLCASMWFTYLLVFYHSVLGFQNTYAGVLLLVGQIADGVSTPLIGYESDRTPGCGSYGKRKTWHLVGTVSVALSFPFIFNQCLGCDTTTPQWVSLTYFIPFIVIFQFGWAATQISHLSLIPELVSCEHEKVELTAYRYSFTVIANITVYAVAWLMFHFQTQKGDDPAITDSLGPIDIPVFRNLGLIVVGIGSLFSLLFHLGTQEKKSRPLQEEAGSSPGERQPLLNNTTVSPPTNLLQWKQWLRQPSFYQVALLYMSTRLIVNLSQTYISMYLTNTLLLPKNYIATIPLVMYVSGFASSFIMKPLSKLIGKCMTYFLGLLLILAFSYWVLLDTHMGDGVYGAAVLLGMGSATILVMSLAMTAELIGDQTQSGAFVYGAMSFTDKVANGLGVMIIQALHPCHTIVCCPACVWYYHYVMVIVTGGVAVLAALSLSTILIWPIKIIRHLPEVTGLLGSDREDSESSEQPLVN from the exons ATGTCGGACACGTCAGAAGTCTCTTTACCCGCGTTCAGGCGGTTGAGCTATGCAGTCGGACACTTTCTAAACGATCTATGCGCCTCTATGTGGTTCACGTACCTGCTGGTGTTTTATCACTCGGTGCTGGGTTTTCAGAACACGTATGCCGGTGTGTTGTTGTTAGTAGGGCAGATCGCGGACGGAGTGAGTACGCCGCTTATTGGTTACGAGTCTGATAGGACACCGGGCTGTGGGTCCTATGGGAAGAGAAAGACATGGCATTTAGTGG GAACCGTCAGTGTCGCGCTATCCTTTCCCTTCATATTTAACCAGTGTCTGGGATGTGACACGACCACCCCTCAGTGGGTCAGTCTCACTTACTTCATCCCATTTATTGTGATATTCCAGTTTGGTTGGGCTGCCACCCAGATCTCCCATTTGTCTCTTATTCCCGAGCTAGTGTCCTGTGAGCATGAGAAAGTTGAGCTCACTGCATACAG GTACTCCTTCACGGTGATAGCCAACATCACAGTGTATGCAGTAGCTTGGCTGATGTTTCATTTTCAGACACAGAAAGGAGATGACCCTGCCATTACAGACAGTCTTGGCCCTATTGACATCCCTGTTTTCAGA AATCTAGGGCTTATAGTGGTGGGCATCGGATCTCTCTTCTCGCTTCTGTTTCACCTGGGCACACAGGAGAAGAAATCACGCCCCCTTCAGGAAGAGGCTGGGTCTAGTCCTGGGGAGCGCCAACCCCTTCTCAACAACACCACTGTGTCCCCACCTACCAACCTACTTCAGTGGAAGCAATGGCTTAGGCAGCCATCATTCTACCAG GTGGCTCTGCTTTACATGTCCACCAGACTGATTGTGAACTTATCACAAACATACATTTCCATGTATCTCACCAACACACTACTGCTGCCAAAG AATTACATAGCCACGATTCCCTTGGTTATGTATGTGAGTGGCTTTGCTTCCTCATTTATCATGAAACCCCTCAGCAAGCTAATAGGGAAATGT ATGACCTATTTTTTGGGACTGTTGCTGATTCTGGCATTTTCCTATTGGGTGCTGTTGGATACTCACATGGGTGACGGTGTGTACGGCGCAGCAGTTTTGCTAGGGATGGGATCTGCCACCATTCTAGTGATGTCACTTGCCATGACGGCTGAACTGATTGGAGATCAGACA CAAAGTGGGGCGTTTGTTTATGGAGCTATGAGTTTCACAGACAAAGTTGCGAATGGTTTAGGAGTAATGATCATCCAAGCGCTCCACCCCTGCCA CACAATAGTCTGCTGTCCAGCATGTGTGTGGTATTACCACTACGTCATGGTTATCGTCACGGGTGGAGTGGCTGTTTTAGCAGCTCTTAGCCTCAGCACGATTCTCATCTGGCCTATCAAGATTATTCGAC ATCTGCCTGAGGTGACCGGCCTTTTGGGGAGCGACAGAGAAGATTCAGAGAGTTCTGAACAGCCTTTAGTCAACTGA
- the mfsd12a gene encoding major facilitator superfamily domain-containing protein 12a isoform X3: MSDTSEVSLPAFRRLSYAVGHFLNDLCASMWFTYLLVFYHSVLGFQNTYAGVLLLVGQIADGVSTPLIGYESDRTPGCGSYGKRKTWHLVGTVSVALSFPFIFNQCLGCDTTTPQWNLGLIVVGIGSLFSLLFHLGTQEKKSRPLQEEAGSSPGERQPLLNNTTVSPPTNLLQWKQWLRQPSFYQVALLYMSTRLIVNLSQTYISMYLTNTLLLPKNYIATIPLVMYVSGFASSFIMKPLSKLIGKCMTYFLGLLLILAFSYWVLLDTHMGDGVYGAAVLLGMGSATILVMSLAMTAELIGDQTQSGAFVYGAMSFTDKVANGLGVMIIQALHPCHTIVCCPACVWYYHYVMVIVTGGVAVLAALSLSTILIWPIKIIRLTKRGHMNGSVNSSDFKDLPEVTGLLGSDREDSESSEQPLVN; the protein is encoded by the exons ATGTCGGACACGTCAGAAGTCTCTTTACCCGCGTTCAGGCGGTTGAGCTATGCAGTCGGACACTTTCTAAACGATCTATGCGCCTCTATGTGGTTCACGTACCTGCTGGTGTTTTATCACTCGGTGCTGGGTTTTCAGAACACGTATGCCGGTGTGTTGTTGTTAGTAGGGCAGATCGCGGACGGAGTGAGTACGCCGCTTATTGGTTACGAGTCTGATAGGACACCGGGCTGTGGGTCCTATGGGAAGAGAAAGACATGGCATTTAGTGG GAACCGTCAGTGTCGCGCTATCCTTTCCCTTCATATTTAACCAGTGTCTGGGATGTGACACGACCACCCCTCAGTGG AATCTAGGGCTTATAGTGGTGGGCATCGGATCTCTCTTCTCGCTTCTGTTTCACCTGGGCACACAGGAGAAGAAATCACGCCCCCTTCAGGAAGAGGCTGGGTCTAGTCCTGGGGAGCGCCAACCCCTTCTCAACAACACCACTGTGTCCCCACCTACCAACCTACTTCAGTGGAAGCAATGGCTTAGGCAGCCATCATTCTACCAG GTGGCTCTGCTTTACATGTCCACCAGACTGATTGTGAACTTATCACAAACATACATTTCCATGTATCTCACCAACACACTACTGCTGCCAAAG AATTACATAGCCACGATTCCCTTGGTTATGTATGTGAGTGGCTTTGCTTCCTCATTTATCATGAAACCCCTCAGCAAGCTAATAGGGAAATGT ATGACCTATTTTTTGGGACTGTTGCTGATTCTGGCATTTTCCTATTGGGTGCTGTTGGATACTCACATGGGTGACGGTGTGTACGGCGCAGCAGTTTTGCTAGGGATGGGATCTGCCACCATTCTAGTGATGTCACTTGCCATGACGGCTGAACTGATTGGAGATCAGACA CAAAGTGGGGCGTTTGTTTATGGAGCTATGAGTTTCACAGACAAAGTTGCGAATGGTTTAGGAGTAATGATCATCCAAGCGCTCCACCCCTGCCA CACAATAGTCTGCTGTCCAGCATGTGTGTGGTATTACCACTACGTCATGGTTATCGTCACGGGTGGAGTGGCTGTTTTAGCAGCTCTTAGCCTCAGCACGATTCTCATCTGGCCTATCAAGATTATTCGAC TAACTAAGCGAGGTCATATGAACGGTTCAGTAAACAGCAGTGACTTTAAGG ATCTGCCTGAGGTGACCGGCCTTTTGGGGAGCGACAGAGAAGATTCAGAGAGTTCTGAACAGCCTTTAGTCAACTGA